The genomic stretch cacttttgaggtatagccggagccttgttgctggcattgtcatacttgtctttcgtatctttagaggctccgtagacatatgtgtgggttatgtacgagtgttggatgggtctacaaactatgttgtaattctaactctTTCTTCTCTAAAGTGTAATTTTATGGAATTTTGGAACTTAGCTACTACTTAACATTATGATATAAAATGAAGTAACAACGTttaatgtactatctttcctcctctaaataaatgaaagcatggtttcctatTCATGttgagttgggtaggaagtgtttgataaggcttgctcagttgggttcactcgactAAGCGCCGGttgcgcctcccgaggttgggggcGTGACACTAAAATAAGGTAGCATGAGTGTATGGGAGTACCATATGGAGTTCGCGCACCTGTCCAAGTATACTATTCATATGTTGCCCACTATGGAAGCTAGAGTGCGCCGGTTTGTGCAGGGCACTAGGCCCTTGGTTATTAATGAAGTCGCTATAGCTGCCTTGAATTCTGACATGAACTATGGGAAGATGGTGGCATTTACTCAAGCTATAGAGAACCGTAAGTTAAAGAACAAAATGGAGCGAGAGGGTAGCATTAAGGCCCAGTCCGCAGGCAACTTGGATGGTTCTTCTGGTGGTGGTGGCAAGTCAACATTCAGGGGAGGGTCATCAGGGCCATCCTAGTCCTTTGCTCAGTCTTCAGTTAGTGCACTGTCGTCAGGGCCCAGTCAGCAGTAGAGGAGTCGTTTTAGGACCAGTCAGGGCAACAAGGATGTCACAACcaggatttcccaccctcgggagtcgggatgacacctactagtgaaagctaggcaagccaataattacaattatttaccttttccatttttaatcctttagcaGTTATGAATTAACATTGCATAATCAGCGGAAATAATAAAGCGGAAAAATGAAATATAACAATTTAATATTAATACCGGTACAACTCCATAAACCAAAAACTACCCAAATctagtgtcacaatttcacagactgtctaggaatactacaagtAGGGGTCCGAAAGATAATACAAGCTGTTTTAGAAATACGTAGAAGAAACGATATAAgaagatagaaggagatgccaaggcctgcggacgcctgcaggactacctcgggccgcctgatggactgaaggcagtaacctcactgtggtccaaacgCTGCAGCATCGGGATccgcacacagtgcagagtgtggtatcagcacaatcgaccccatgtgctggtaagtgcctagcctaacctcggtgaagtagtgacgaggctcggacaagactatcaaataaacctgtgcagttaaatcatatacaatagAAAAGTAAAGGCAGAAATTTACagttaaagataggagggggaaacatgctgcggggaacaacaagtaacaacagaaaaatagtagataaatgtaaagaacaccataactcaattatcaacaagaatcagaaatcaaagacaagtgcatggcatcacccttcgtacttttactctcgtcctcaccataagaatcaatataatcagcacgacatcacccttcatgcttttacctcacataatcatggtgCCGAAttatccttcatgcattatcactcatatcatggcatggCATTGTACATCGTGCaacacgtcatcacccttcgtgcttttaccttacAATattggcacaacatcacccttcgtgcattaacactctcaaacttatgcatggcatcacccttcgtgttttacactcttcctcacccaagcaacaatcacgaAGCAATTTgggaaagggaatcaataatatcacaataaaatcccggcaagggaacaatatcataacaacaatatcccggcaagagaaataatatcatgagtaataacatcccggcaagggagataatatcaaaagcaataacatcccagcaagggagacaatatcataaacctcttctcttttccacaatttcctcacaactcatttctcaacttgagccaacgctctacaatgttcatttaccaataatacttccacaagccttgttcaaaaatagaaatcatcatataaagcatgaacaatatgaaatggagtcacattaatcataatataagactcacgggcatgcttgacaccaacgtatagatactcctcaccatgcctatatgtaataatcaacaattaacacaaaacaaataagacacaactcctaatccctcaagctaaggttaaaccaaacacttacctcgatgccacgaacacaattaaagcctcaactatcgctttacctattgtttccaccaccaattcacttgtatctagccaccaattacttaacgatatcaacaaatgctaaatgaatcaattctaatgcatgaaaataggttttccaatgatttccccaaaaagtcaaaaatcgatcccgggcccacatggtcaaaactcgaggttcgaaccaaaacccgattacccattcacccacaaacccaaatatataatttgttttgaaattggacctcaagtcgaggtccaaatcctcaaaatttgaaaaacctaagttctatccaaaacacccaatttttcccatgaaaacccttgattttgggtGGAAATCATGTAAACAAAAGTTGTTATAGactaaagaaaatgagttagaaataacttacaattgatttggagaagaacttttctttagaaaatctcccaagagagtttaggttttgagaacgtttgaaaaatgaagaattttcggctaagttatgatttagtaggttgcagatgtcgcaattgcgaccagggttcgcaattgcgaacccctttggAACCTGCTATCTTCGAAATTTCGAAAAATCTGTCTCGTTTGGCTCCAAGGAAAAATCCGATCACCTTCTCATTTGCGAAGgtaacatcgcatttgcgaaaaagAGGGCTACGCAATTTCCAAcatgggttcgcatttgcgaaaagggCCTGACCAGGCTTGGGTCGCATTTGTGATGCTTGGGTTGCAATTACCAAGCCTAAGAACTTCGCAgcttgatctcgcaattgcgagatcagaggcctgggcaaaaataccagataccaaCACTtgttcctaagtccaatttcactctgtggcatatccaaaactcatctgagcccttggggctccaaaccaaacatgcaaactAACCTAAAAATTATTaaacaacatcaacaactataaattaaaccccaaattcatgaaatcattcaagaacaccaaaatttccaatttctcaactttaggtccattttataccaaaccaattccgatctttaccaaattttacaaattcaacctaattattatttcaaacttgtaccgggctccgaaaccaaaatatgggcccgataccatcaatttcaaacatctttttatttccaaaaactcttatattttttacaaaataattttctttagaaattcatttctcgggtttaggacctcgaaattcgattccgagcatatgccctagttccatattttactacggaccctacgagaccgtcgaatcacgggtccgggtctgtttactaaaaatgttgaccaaagtcaactttattcaattttttaAAGCCAAATTCCTTAtttcacttagttttcacataaaagctttccgaaaatgcGCCCGGACTATgaacgcaaatcaaggtgagataaaaggagatttttaaagcctcaaaacatagaatttactttcaaaatgagtgatgaccttttgggtcatcacaaagggATCCTATCAGTAGGGTCGGTCTGGTGGGAGATTCCAGCAGCAACAAAGGTCCCCATGCCTTAGGTGTGGGAAGATGCACTTGGGGATATGCTCCAAAGACCAACCCATATGCTATGGTTGCAGATTGAGGGGTCACATTCAGACCAATTGTCGTTCATCCCGCCAGGGCAAGGGTAGGGGTATTACACATCCATCCAGTTCTGCAGCTGCTATATCCACAACACCCCCTCCAGCCCAAGGCACTCCAGTACCCGCAAGGCGTGGTGCAACTAGAGGCAGTACACGGAGTTTGGGAGGACCCAACCGTTTCTATGCTGTGAGGGGTCACCAGAGTTCAGAGGCTTCCCTAGACATTGTCACAGGTATATTGATtatccaatctcatgatgtgtatgctcTTATTGATCCTAGTTCTAGTTTGTCCTATGTCACCCCAtatgttgctatggaatttgggatagaatCGGAACAACTCCATGAGTCGTTCTTTGTATCTATTCCGGTTGGTGGGTCTATTGTGGCCGTGCAGGTTTATCGGGATTGTGTTGTCACGGTGTGTGATCGGGACACCATAGACGATCTCATTAAACTGggaatggttgattttgatgtgataatagggatggactggctttattcatgttttgccaAGCTTGATTGCCGAA from Nicotiana sylvestris chromosome 12, ASM39365v2, whole genome shotgun sequence encodes the following:
- the LOC104215203 gene encoding uncharacterized protein, which encodes MEARVRRFVQGTRPLVINEVAIAALNSDMNYGKMVAFTQAIENRKLKNKMEREGSIKAQSAGNLDGSSGGGGKSTFRGGLRGHIQTNCRSSRQGKGRGITHPSSSAAAISTTPPPAQGTPVPARRGATRGSTRSLGGPNRFYAVRGHQSSEASLDIVTGILIIQSHDVYALIDPSSSLSYVTPYVAMEFGIESEQLHESFFVSIPVGGSIVAVQVYRDCVVTVCDRDTIDDLIKLGMVDFDVIIGMDWLYSCFAKLDCRTRTVRFEFPSESVIEWKGIMCYRTVVYFLP